The following nucleotide sequence is from Trifolium pratense cultivar HEN17-A07 linkage group LG2, ARS_RC_1.1, whole genome shotgun sequence.
aaaaaatgaaaactatacataccactacggatattgaaaatacccgtagtggaatctcatacataccactacgggtatttgtaaatacccgtagtggaatcctcataaatttaattaataatacagtagaaacctgacataccacgacgggtataaaaagacccgtcgtggaaagtattgacttacaacgacgagtgtatttactaccggccgcggccagtagtggaatccctatttggccggtagtggaatcccctttctgcactagtgacTTTACCATATCAAACATATGCCTAAGAACAAACCTAGCAAAAACTAATAGATAGTAGATAGTTGATACagaaacacaaatttcaattaactatctatgagttaggatccgtttacaccaggtgtcaaactttaatttgacaccaaatctcaaccgtttatttttttaaaatcaaaggcTAATAATAGTTTCTTATATTAACTCATATGTGTATCTATTTAGGAGATTCCTTATTTTTCGGTGGCatacaaatttgatttattttcccaattttatttttttaatttgttgtattGATTTGCTGTTATTTGACAGAATGACTTTATCGATTAAAAGTAGAAGAGGCCAGTAATGAAATCAATGTTTATTTACACCAATCTCACCCATCTCAAATTATTAACTTTAACTACATAACACAATCCATTATGCATACCCAATAAACTACTCTTAATTGTGTACAccttgcgtcaaaaaaaattgtgtacaCCTGAGAATTGAATACAAACTcaattttaatacaaaaaaaagattttagTTAGAGGGTTTTCTAACACGAAAGTAGTACTCAACATTTGCAATCGATTGCATAAATTTTTGATAAATATTTGATGTTGAAGTTAACCACTATGGGAATGAAAACACAAGGGGGAATAGTAATGGTGGGGGAGATTGAAtaacaacaaataatttttttttggtagaacaacaaattaatttttttttctcgtaaaacaaatcaaatttttatgtcaccaaaaaataagaatctcctaaatagatacacacatgagttttaatataaaaaactattattagcctttgattaaaaaaaataatcggTTGAGATTTGGcgtcaaattaaagtttgacacctggtgtcaacggatcctaactctctctctatatatatatattgttgttttttatttttaaaaaatagtttttcgAAAAAGCTACTACTGAAAAATTTATCGGCTGAGTCTCGGGTGAATACGCTATCTTTAAGATGTTTCACGGCACtacccaaaattgtgcaaggtaGACTATCAACCATGAAGTCTCCACGTTAAAACAGTCTTCACAATTTAAGTATCAAAttgctactgcactgtagaattCGGGCAGAGATACACCCTTCTCTATTGATTTGATGAATCAATTCGATAATTGATACAAGAATATCAATTCAATATGGCTATGGCTGCAGAGCCACTCGATGAAacaaggaaaaggaaaaaaaaatcagtgaAGAagcaaagagaaagaaaaaattgatattcaGAATTTTTGATaaactgaaaaataaataaaacaaactgCTATTTAACGATGAAGTATTTGAGGAATCAGTGGTTTTTCAAACTGACCGGTTCCAACCTTATCAGATGAAAACGTGGATCAGTAAAATAGGCAACacataacattaaaaaattaatatatcactaGACCCAAGCCCAAGCCTGGCCCGATCCGAGCCGGCCGGACAGCGACACAtgtgtgtgatattcgacaaGGGGTGCGTGGTCACCCATTTACAAAACTGGGACTCCTTGAGGTACACCCCAAGAGGACACTTTTCTATATATAAACACTTCTAAGATGTGTGTTCcctccaatgtgggacttagaAAAGCTTTTTTCAATCCACACTTCTCTTGGTTCATAACTTGTGTTTAGTCTAtaccaagtttcttccttcaatTTTCACATCATGTTgcaacatctatatatatatatatatatatatcgagtaatgttacaccgtccaataacgctttaacgaatacaaattttacaaaatctaccgttggattgaaagattatatcgtatagatcatccatgttaaattttacaaaaatctaaaatcgtttgatatgttattgagatcgatgaagattaatagtttatgcgtttttattgaataccgttaatcttgatctatcacaaaaacatatcaaacaattttagatttttataaaatttaacatggatgatctatacgatataagctttcaatccaacggtggattttgtaaaatttgtattcgttaaagcgttattgagcggtataacattactcaaatgttacaccggtgtaatttgatctctccccatatatatatatatatatatatgaataatctTTCCCTGCCAAGCAGAGAATCAATGGTTTACACAAAGTTGTAGACACGTTTtacattttacttttaaaaacaACTAACGCAACATATTATTGTTATATGCATATTTCAATGATATGGGTACACATACCACATTATCTAGATCCTAGGAGAAATATGAACCTGCAATGGATTTTTCATGACCATAGTGAATTCTTGTTTCTCCGACAAATCCACATGCCCACCCTCCGGAACCTTCTAATAaaaattccaaaccaaattaggCAAACCAAACAGCCTACGAACAGCATATATCGAACAGCAACAGTATAGGCCAGGAAGTGAAGAACTAATGAAAAGGGTTGCAATCAACAGTATCACATCAAATGGCTAAAATAAATCACAGTATAAACATAACTAGTGGAAAAACCGTGGAAAGGCACGTTATAGCACTTACTATTTGATCTAAACAGTATACTCTATGTTGTGATACTCGAGATTACGAAGAACAATCCTGGCAAAGATTTTTGCTTCAAGAGGTGTGGTTGTTGCGGCGGCTACACTGCGCAGAACTCTTGCTGCACCTGCCTTCTGCATGAGGCTGGCATGGTGAATGACGTGTTGTCCACCAGGTATTGTAAACTGTAGAAGAGCAAATGCAGCAAAAGTTTTGAGTATAGACGACGGATTTTGTAGCATAGTAACAAATCTTCCAACTTCAGCACCATTGCATTCAAGATGTCCCGCTTCTTGAATGCGAGCACTTTCAGTAACATGTGCTTGTGCTGCAGGAACCGATGACGCAGCAGCAGCTGCAAATGTTTGTTGATTGGAAAACATACGGATGAATGCTTCAATGTGTTCCATAGCCATCCTTCTGGCTCCATCCAGGCACACACTCTTAGAAGCACTTTCTGACAAGGTACCGACTAAAGAGAATTCATCCATTCTCCCATCAAACATGCAGGACAAAGTCAATGCCGCATTAAACCGTGTCATTTTTGACACTGATGAAGAACAGAGATCACCAAGTGCAGCTACTCCACCTTCCTCCACTATTCGTAAAGCATTACCAGGGTTGAAAGAAAGATTCCATAGTGCTCCTGCAGCGCTTTCACGAACATACTCTGCTTCGGACCGTGCCAGTGCAATCAGAGGTGCAACTCCTCCTTCTCGTCCAATAGCAATGCTATTGGCTTCAGAAAATGACAATGCCAATAGAGCACCAGCAGCGCTCTCTTGAAGTCCAGGGGAAGCATTAGAACAAGATCGGGCAAGAGCAACGAAAGCTTGAACTCCACCAGCTGCTGCAATGGCCTCGTGATTTCTATCGTCACATAACAAATTCCAAAGTGCATAAGCAGCTTCTTTCCTGACACCCTCATGGAGAGAATGCGTAAGTTGAACAAGAGCCTCAAAAGCACCCGCTTCTTGTCCGACAGATAAATTAGCCAAGGCACGAGCAGCCTGCTCTTGCACTCCCTCGTATTTGCACTTACGTGCAAGCATCACTAGAATCTCAATCCCACCCTCTTCTGCAACGGCCTTCGCAAAATTAGCATTCAATGACAAATTCGCAATAGCATTAGCTGCCTCGGACTGAAGCCCTTCCCTGTAAGATTTTGCAAGGCCAAGAAGGAGATGTATACCACCATCTCTCATAACTGCTTCAACCCTTTCACAATCAATGCTAGCATTTTCATCATCAATTGCAACAAAATTTGCAAGACCTCTGGCTGCCCGCTCCTGAACATCCTCTTGAGAACTCTGCATTAGACTAA
It contains:
- the LOC123908471 gene encoding protein ARABIDILLO 1-like, with product MPQGVVDWRSLPDDILIQLLSCLSYRDRASLSACCKKWRVLGNSPCLWTSLDLRSHKFDANVASSLASRCVHLQKLRFHGAEAAEALLHLRAKNLRELSGNGCWKMTDINLAVIAARHELLQSLQLGPDFCHEVTSEAIKAIAHCCPSLNKLRLSGIRDVNADSINALATYCPKLTDIGFIDCLCVDELALGNVQSVRFLSVAGTPSMKWSVVSHLWHKLPNLTGLDVSRTDIGLSAVSSLLSLSLNLKILIALNCPILEEETSFSASKYKNKLLISLSTDIFKGLGSLFFDNTNRGKNVFLDWRTSKSNNDKGLDEIIPWLEWMLSHILLHSAVSRQQGGLDNFWVEQGASLLLSLMQSSQEDVQERAARGLANFVAIDDENASIDCERVEAVMRDGGIHLLLGLAKSYREGLQSEAANAIANLSLNANFAKAVAEEGGIEILVMLARKCKYEGVQEQAARALANLSVGQEAGAFEALVQLTHSLHEGVRKEAAYALWNLLCDDRNHEAIAAAGGVQAFVALARSCSNASPGLQESAAGALLALSFSEANSIAIGREGGVAPLIALARSEAEYVRESAAGALWNLSFNPGNALRIVEEGGVAALGDLCSSSVSKMTRFNAALTLSCMFDGRMDEFSLVGTLSESASKSVCLDGARRMAMEHIEAFIRMFSNQQTFAAAAASSVPAAQAHVTESARIQEAGHLECNGAEVGRFVTMLQNPSSILKTFAAFALLQFTIPGGQHVIHHASLMQKAGAARVLRSVAAATTTPLEAKIFARIVLRNLEYHNIEYTV